A single genomic interval of Zingiber officinale cultivar Zhangliang chromosome 4A, Zo_v1.1, whole genome shotgun sequence harbors:
- the LOC121969393 gene encoding pentatricopeptide repeat-containing protein At5g66520-like, whose amino-acid sequence MAAVGFVSRKLELLHHPDLSRCLAAFPAPSELRRVHALVVTSGLSSDAFTVARLLASCAVPSSGDLHHARALFASIERPTPFMYNTMFRALSRSPRPVESIHLYSRMLRSGIWPDRLTFPFLIRSCSVLGSRGLGQGVHCHAVKHGLDSDVFVVNNAITMYSDWGDMVSARKLFDENVDVADVVSRTALVTGYSNCRQLDCARWLFDQMPERNPISWNAMVAGYAKEGNTMEALQLFDKMPDRNLASWSSIISGFAQSGRCKEALTVFREMVVRNVTPNESALVSAVSACAQLRDLNQGEWLHKYIMEHMVEMSIILGTALVDMYGKCGSVTKAIAVFNVMPEKNVYTWNSLIAGLAMNGSEMPALALFWKMQLTGLEPNAITFIGLLSACSHAGLITEGQQFFDTMTRVYRIRPLEEHYGCMVDLLGRAGLFKEALEFVETMPVEPHPGLWGALAGACRIHGNVELGEKVGKQLIDLEPHHGGRYVLLANLYGAARRWDDMSMVRKLLKQRKAAKFPGKSQVEPVQAN is encoded by the coding sequence ATGGCCGCCGTAGGATTCGTCTCGCGAAAACTGGAGCTCCTCCACCACCCCGATCTCTCCCGATGCCTCGCCGCCTTCCCCGCCCCTTCCGAGCTCAGGCGCGTCCATGCGCTCGTAGTCACCTCCGGTCTCTCCTCCGATGCCTTCACCGTCGCTCGGCTCCTCGCCAGCTGCGCTGTTCCTTCCTCCGGCGACCTCCACCATGCCCGCGCCCTCTTTGCCAGTATCGAACGCCCCACTCCCTTCATGTACAACACCATGTTCCGCGCGCTTTCCCGCAGTCCTCGCCCGGTTGAGTCCATCCACCTCTACTCCCGCATGCTTCGCTCTGGCATCTGGCCGGACCGGCTCACCTTCCCCTTCCTGATCCGTTCGTGCTCGGTGCTTGGGTCCAGGGGCCTTGGTCAGGGAGTCCACTGCCACGCGGTGAAGCACGGGCTCGACTCCGACGTGTTCGTCGTCAACAATGCTATCACCATGTACTCGGATTGGGGCGACATGGTCTCCGCCCGGAAGCTGTTCGACGAGAATGTTGACGTAGCGGATGTTGTATCGAGGACCGCACTGGTTACTGGGTACTCGAATTGCCGGCAGTTGGATTGCGCGCGGTGGTTGTTCGATCAAATGCCTGAAAGAAATCCCATTTCATGGAATGCTATGGTTGCAGGGTATGCAAAGGAAGGGAATACCATGGAAGCACTGCAGCTTTTTGACAAAATGCCTGACAGAAATCTGGCTTCATGGAGCTCGATTATTTCAGGTTTTGCACAATCAGGACGTTGCAAGGAGGCGTTGACAGTGTTCAGAGAAATGGTCGTAAGGAATGTCACCCCAAATGAATCAGCATTGGTCAGCGCAGTGTCTGCTTGTGCACAGTTAAGGGATTTGAATCAAGGGGAGTGGCTACATAAGTACATCATGGAGCATATGGTCGAGATGAGCATCATCCTAGGCACAGCTTTGGTGGACATGTATGGCAAATGCGGGAGCGTAACAAAGGCCATTGCTGTCTTCAATGTGATGCCCGAGAAGAACGTGTATACATGGAACTCATTGATCGCTGGCCTGGCCATGAATGGCTCTGAAATGCCAGCACTGGCTCTCTTCTGGAAGATGCAGTTGACTGGTTTGGAGCCAAATGCAATAACCTTCATTGGACTGCTGAGTGCCTGTAGCCACGCGGGGTTGATCACTGAAGGCCAGCAATTCTTCGATACGATGACTCGAGTTTACAGGATTAGACCCCTTGAAGAGCACTATGGTTGCATGGTTGATTTGCTCGGTAGGGCAGGGCTATTCAAAGAAGCTCTTGAGTTTGTGGAGACTATGCCGGTGGAACCCCATCCAGGACTGTGGGGAGCCCTTGCTGGTGCCTGTAGGATTCATGGAAATGTGGAATTGGGCGAGAAAGTAGGGAAGCAGTTGATTGATTTGGAGCCGCATCACGGTGGGAGATATGTCTTGTTGGCAAACTTATATGGTGCTGCAAGGAGATGGGACGACATGTCCATGGTGAGGAAATTGCTGAAACAGCGGAAGGCTGCAAAATTCCCCGGGAAGAGCCAAGTTGAGCCAGTTCAAGCCAACTGA
- the LOC121969394 gene encoding uncharacterized protein LOC121969394 isoform X2: MGCLVSKEKDSDIGNRKRPGNVGEVAVFVPGLRVPKSVDLFQSLGDSLPRSLIERLSALRTRIVVMAAQEAPTVAKPRRKTATQHGGSSLADLRQALEDYLPVLLGLVKDGSQLVDSVHFVWTNQEDDAEETKIANAWYEVLSILHLMAMLCFSEANSLLLPKTSSDTNLKISEESRRTAIDLFLKAAGYLDCAIQHVLPQLPPDLRMDLPVDLAEGVLHSLLMQALGQSVDIQLGMAMDSPKATLAVKRRLACEMLKCWHQAEDSITKYPLAEGWRGKHQLFIKWKYVEAKAAAYYYHGVILDEGNTEKSHRMAVAALQTAEEFLKQSKKASDAFNAMPPTSRNPPSWGSMKYLYEKIPKDAANKVRINQDLYSQDRILERAPTLPDFAVALKPDNYRLPEVDHAWNQESINNLNKLAG, translated from the exons ATGGGATGCCTGGTTTCTAAAGAAAAGGATTCAGATATCGGAAACAGAAAACGGCCAGGGAATGTGGGGGAGGTGGCAGTTTTTGTACCCGGGTTGCGAGTCCCAAAAAGCGTGGACTTGTTTCAGTCACTTGGTGATAGCCTGCCGAGGAGTTTGATCGAACGTCTGTCAGCCTTGAGGACCAGAATTGTAGTTATGGCTGCTCAAGAGGCCCCTACTGTGGCGAAGCCCAGGAGGAAAACGGCAACTCAGCATG GAGGTTCTAGTTTGGCTGATCTTCGGCAGGCTCTTGAAGACTACTTACCAGTCCTTCTTGGTTTGGTAAAAGATG GAAGTCAGCTAGTAGACAGTGTTCACTTTGTATGGACTAACCAGGAGGATGATGCTGAG GAAACAAAAATTGCAAATGCTTGGTACGAGGTGCTCTCAATTCTGCACTTGATGGCCATGCTGTGCTTTTCTGAAGCCAACTCCTTGCTTCTTCCTAAAACATCTAGTGATACcaatttaaaaatttctgaag AGAGTAGGAGGACTGCAATTGATCTATTCTTAAAAGCAGCTGGTTATTTGGATTGCGCTATTCAACATGTTCTTCCTCAACTTCCTCCTGATCTAAG GATGGATCTTCCTGTCGATCTCGCTGAAGGAGTGCTCCACTCTCTTCTTATGCAAGCATTGGGTCAG AGCGTGGATATTCAACTAGGAATGGCAATGGATAGTCCCAAGGCTACACTGGCTGTCAAGAGGAGGCTAGCATGTGAGATGCTTAAGTGCTGGCATCAG GCAGAGGACAGCATCACAAAGTATCCCTTAGCTGAAGGTTGGAGAGGAAAACATCAACTATTTATCAAGTGGAAGTATGTTGAAGCAAAG GCTGCTGCTTATTATTATCATGGTGTTATTCTTGATGAGGGTAACACTGAGAAATCCCATAGGATGGCAGTCGCTGCTCTCCAAACTGCTGAAGAGTTTCTTAAACAAAGCAAAAAGGCATCTGATGCATTCAATGCAATGCCTCCTACATCGAG GAATCCTCCTTCCTGGGGTTCTATGAAATATCTATACGAGAAAATCCCGAAAGATGCGGCGAACAAGGTTCGCATAAATCAGGACCTCTACAGTCAAGACAG GATCCTTGAGAGAGCGCCGACGTTACCAGATTTTGCGGTGGCTCTTAAACCAGACAATTATCGACTTCCAGAGGTGGACCATGCTTGGAATCAAGAAAGCATCAACAATTTGAACAAGCTGGCTGGATGA
- the LOC121969394 gene encoding uncharacterized protein LOC121969394 isoform X1, translating to MGCLVSKEKDSDIGNRKRPGNVGEVAVFVPGLRVPKSVDLFQSLGDSLPRSLIERLSALRTRIVVMAAQEAPTVAKPRRKTATQHGGSSLADLRQALEDYLPVLLGLVKDGSQLVDSVHFVWTNQEDDAEVVLYETKIANAWYEVLSILHLMAMLCFSEANSLLLPKTSSDTNLKISEESRRTAIDLFLKAAGYLDCAIQHVLPQLPPDLRMDLPVDLAEGVLHSLLMQALGQSVDIQLGMAMDSPKATLAVKRRLACEMLKCWHQAEDSITKYPLAEGWRGKHQLFIKWKYVEAKAAAYYYHGVILDEGNTEKSHRMAVAALQTAEEFLKQSKKASDAFNAMPPTSRNPPSWGSMKYLYEKIPKDAANKVRINQDLYSQDRILERAPTLPDFAVALKPDNYRLPEVDHAWNQESINNLNKLAG from the exons ATGGGATGCCTGGTTTCTAAAGAAAAGGATTCAGATATCGGAAACAGAAAACGGCCAGGGAATGTGGGGGAGGTGGCAGTTTTTGTACCCGGGTTGCGAGTCCCAAAAAGCGTGGACTTGTTTCAGTCACTTGGTGATAGCCTGCCGAGGAGTTTGATCGAACGTCTGTCAGCCTTGAGGACCAGAATTGTAGTTATGGCTGCTCAAGAGGCCCCTACTGTGGCGAAGCCCAGGAGGAAAACGGCAACTCAGCATG GAGGTTCTAGTTTGGCTGATCTTCGGCAGGCTCTTGAAGACTACTTACCAGTCCTTCTTGGTTTGGTAAAAGATG GAAGTCAGCTAGTAGACAGTGTTCACTTTGTATGGACTAACCAGGAGGATGATGCTGAGGTGGTTCTATAT GAAACAAAAATTGCAAATGCTTGGTACGAGGTGCTCTCAATTCTGCACTTGATGGCCATGCTGTGCTTTTCTGAAGCCAACTCCTTGCTTCTTCCTAAAACATCTAGTGATACcaatttaaaaatttctgaag AGAGTAGGAGGACTGCAATTGATCTATTCTTAAAAGCAGCTGGTTATTTGGATTGCGCTATTCAACATGTTCTTCCTCAACTTCCTCCTGATCTAAG GATGGATCTTCCTGTCGATCTCGCTGAAGGAGTGCTCCACTCTCTTCTTATGCAAGCATTGGGTCAG AGCGTGGATATTCAACTAGGAATGGCAATGGATAGTCCCAAGGCTACACTGGCTGTCAAGAGGAGGCTAGCATGTGAGATGCTTAAGTGCTGGCATCAG GCAGAGGACAGCATCACAAAGTATCCCTTAGCTGAAGGTTGGAGAGGAAAACATCAACTATTTATCAAGTGGAAGTATGTTGAAGCAAAG GCTGCTGCTTATTATTATCATGGTGTTATTCTTGATGAGGGTAACACTGAGAAATCCCATAGGATGGCAGTCGCTGCTCTCCAAACTGCTGAAGAGTTTCTTAAACAAAGCAAAAAGGCATCTGATGCATTCAATGCAATGCCTCCTACATCGAG GAATCCTCCTTCCTGGGGTTCTATGAAATATCTATACGAGAAAATCCCGAAAGATGCGGCGAACAAGGTTCGCATAAATCAGGACCTCTACAGTCAAGACAG GATCCTTGAGAGAGCGCCGACGTTACCAGATTTTGCGGTGGCTCTTAAACCAGACAATTATCGACTTCCAGAGGTGGACCATGCTTGGAATCAAGAAAGCATCAACAATTTGAACAAGCTGGCTGGATGA